A region from the Diorhabda sublineata isolate icDioSubl1.1 chromosome X, icDioSubl1.1, whole genome shotgun sequence genome encodes:
- the LOC130451021 gene encoding calcium and integrin-binding family member 2 has protein sequence MGNKLVTFTEQQLENYQDCTFFTRKEILRVFKRFREVRPDIVPKQMKKNEAISIRIPLEDSIEKIPELHENPFKKRICEVFSRDGKGNLSFEDFLDLLSVFSEQAPRDIKVFYAFRIYDFDSDQHVGPEDIDQALLLLTRNTQELTSDDRQQIAEKVIEEADVDGDGKLSYMEFEHVITRAPDFLSTFHIRI, from the exons ATGGGGAATAAGTTAGTCACGTTTACAGAACAACAATTAGAAAACTATCAG GACTGTACGTTCTTCACCAGAAAAGAGATATTAAG GGTTTTCAAAAGGTTTCGGGAAGTTCGTCCCGATATTGTTCCgaaacaaatgaagaaaaacgAGGCTATTAGCATAAGGATCCCATTAGAAGACAGTATAGAAAAAATTCCAGAGTTGCAC gaaaatcCTTTTAAAAAAAGGATATGCGAGGTATTCTCCAGAGATGGTAAAGGCAATTTATCCTTCGAGGATTTCTTAGATCTTCTTTCGGTTTTCAGCGAACAAGCACCGCGagatataaaagttttttacgCCTTCAGAATCTATG ACTTTGATAGTGATCAACATGTAGGACCTGAAGATATTGACCAAGCATTGCTTCTGCTCACAAGAAACACTCAAGAACTGACTTCAGATGATAGACAACAAATTGCTGAGAAAGTTATTGAAGAAGCTGACGTAGACGGAGACGGGAAACTTTCTTACATGGAATTCGAACATGTTATTACTAGAGCTCCTGATTTTCTATCTACCTTTCATATACGAATATAA